The following DNA comes from Octopus bimaculoides isolate UCB-OBI-ISO-001 chromosome 8, ASM119413v2, whole genome shotgun sequence.
ttggacaaatgtcttctactatagcctcaaactgaCCAAGTTCCTGTGagcagatttgatagacggaaactgaagcccatagtgtatgtgtttgtgcctccttgtcttgacatcacatgattgttgtaaatgtcatttatttccaatattctgtgaaagcatgtctagccatgggggaaatcttaccttgcttggaaaccggTAAGGATTAGTAACAAAAGGGGCATATGaatatagaaaatctgcttcagtaagctgtctgattcatgcaagcatggtaaagtgggtgttaaaacaatgatgatgacatatagatagataatggagcctggtgcagcctctggcctaACTAgctcagctctggtcaaactggccaaaacataccagcatggaaaacggacattaaatgatgatgatgataagtgtgtgttcatgtttaaaTTCTGCACTTTGCATGGAAAGACATTGAGATACAAACAGTGATGTTTGTTAACATTCCCTGTCAATGAATCATCTGTTAGTTCTTGCACCtctaaccctttagtgttcagctTACTCAGTCAAAagtagtgcttatttattcacattgttttgaattgatcatgcattatattgtagccttgagatttcggtgatgtgattgtttatgtttaaaatgacattttagtGTAGGTaggagaggccagatctggccaatttgaacatataACAAGtcgaatattttggctggatatagccagtttaaatgctaaagggttaaagatgaaCAGAagtaccttacttgaaaaactcATGGTTTAGCAACAGAAAGGACAATTTGCTATATTCTATTTTCTGtcctgctattttttttttactgtctatAGCCtaggccagtggttctcaaccatttttcatctatgaACTCcttttaattaatattcttttctggtGGACCCCCGTAGCCATTTGATGTTCCAAAtctatttttatagatatttctttcaaaattcctattttgctttacatacattaacttgtgtaggttgaactatgtaataagtttgaaaaataaatttagctgtttcttgcaataaatacatctaaagctaactttttttttatggacCCTTAATATATACTGTGAATCCATgaattactattttgcttgcatgaacCCCCAAAAATTTCATAGAGACCCCAGTTGAAAACACTGACCTAAATGACGTCACTTTAGTTTGCAATCTACCTGGCCATTTACACTTGAGTGGCAGTTTGATTCTTATTCAGATCAGATTCATTTGAAGGTTTTGGCTATGGATACTGCAGTAGACTGCATGCTAAAGTTGCACCAACTAGACTCTCCTCAGTTCTCTTTACTGTGTCAACATCgtaatatcttttatatatcttGTGTTCTCTTCATATATTTCAGAGTATCTGATGATATTGAGATGACACCCTGAAGACTAAAGAATGATATTGCTAAGGATACAGGGGATTGTGTTTATATAACTTCAATTTTATCGCCATGAACTATTTCTTGTGAAATGCAATTAATTTCATAAAGACTGTATTATTTCTGTGATGGTGTAACATCAAAATTTACCGAGACTTTTCAGTTGTCTTACATAATTTCTTCCATAACTGTTcataaaaaagtattttttattcaaaatattgtaagtggtatttctcttgaaaattaaaagaggaagatttttctactttctaaAGAACACTTGAAGCTATGGAGGTAAAAGTGAGTCAGGTCCATAATGAAACACAACCTGATAATAACAATGTTTCTCATCAAACGGAGAAGGCATCATACATGTGTGACATCTGTGGGGactctttcaaaatacaaaaatgtttaattCAACATCAGTCTATGCACACAGATTCCGAACTCTatgattgtgatatttgtggtgaaAAGTTTTCTACGAATGAAAATTTATCCAATCACAAACAAATTCATGCAGAGATgaaaccatattgctgtgatatttgtggaaaGGCACTTTCTGAAAAGAATGGTTTATTTAATCACGAATGTATTCATGCAGAagaaaaaccataccactgtgatatttgtgggaaaGAATTCTCTCAAAACAGTAAGCTATTAACCCAtagacgtattcacacaggagaaaaaccatatcgttgtgatatctgtggccaAACTTTTTCTGTTAATGGTTCAttatctacacacaaacgtagtcacacaggagaaaaaccatatcgttgtgatatctgtgggaaaacGTTCTCAGCTAGTAGCACATTGTCTacacataaacaaatgcatacTGGCgaaaaaccataccattgtgatatctgtagtaagtCATTCTCTCTAAATAGTAATTTGTTGAAACATAgacgcattcacacaggagagaaaccatatcactgtgatatttgtggtaaaacattctctcataGTAGTAATTTATTAACCCATAGACGtatacatactggagaaaaaccataccattgtgatatatgtggtaaaaaaTGCAATACTAAGGAACGTTTATTAAgccacaaacgcattcacacaggagaaaaaccatacaaATGTGGTACCTGTGGTAACACATTCTCTGATAAGGGGTATTTACAGTCCCATAAACtgattcatacaggagaaaaaccatatcactgtgatgcaTGTGGTAAAAAGTTCTCTACAAAACAATATCTATCTAACCATAAACGTACTCATGCAGGAATAAAACCAtgccactgtgatatttgtggtaaagcattctctcgGAATAGTCACTTATTgactcataaacgtattcacacaggtgagaaaccatatcactgtgatatttgtggtaaatcgttcACTCTAAATGgtcatttaactaaacacaaacgtattcacacaggcgagaaaccatatcactgtgatacctgtggtatgACGTTCTCTCAGAGCTCTAATTTACTGACCcatagacgtattcatacaggaaataaaccataccactgtgatatctgtggtaaaacttTTTCTGCCAATGATTCTTTAtccagacacaaacgtattcacacaggagaaaaaccatatcattgtgatatctgtggtaagacaTTCTCTGATAGTAGTTCTGTGTCATCTCATAAGCGAGTTCATACTGGTGAaaggccatatcattgtgatatctgtggtaaaacattcacTGCTAGTAATTCATTATCTACACACCAAActattcacacaggtgagaaaccatatcattgtgatgtttgtggtataAAATTCTctaaaaattgtaatttaatgAGGCATAAACGTCTTCACACGggcgagaaaccatatcactgtgatttcTGTGATAAAACATTCACCTCAAGTTCTgatttgaacacacacaaacgtgttcatacaggcgagaaaccatatcactgtggtatctgtggtaaatcattctctcagaatagTCACTTATTGAACCATAGACGTATTCACACAGGCGATAAAccttatcaatgtgatatttgtagtAAGGCATTTTCTAGAAAAGGTGACTTATTAAATCACAAACGTTTACACAGGAAAGAAACTACACCTCTATGATATTTGTGATAGATCATTATCCTGTTAACCCGTTAGCATTTAGACTGGccttatccagcccaaatattctacttgttttatgttcaaactgaccaggtccagcctttcacacctaccctataatgtcattctaaaactaaacaattatgtcattgaaatttcaaggctacaagatgatgcatgattgatgcaaaacaatatgaataaataagcattacgtttgacaataatctcaatgctaaagggttaatcagttAATATACAGAGAATGTATACTAATTCTGTTGAAATTCTTCAAAAGCTATTTATGTTAAGATAATTAAGTCGTGATAAGATTACAGGCATCCTAGACCAACCACATCCCAATAAAGACATTCAAATGATTGGTAATATCTCATCAATACATTCTAACCTTTTTCTCACACACAATTTGTCTTGTATTGCTGTCTTTCCTACCCAAACAACACTTTCCTCTACTCTTCAGATTTGGCTGGTTTTGTGTAATTTCCCCTCAGGCCTTCCAATCGGATGAAATAAAGTGGGATTGCTTACTTTGAGTAGTCCTAGGTGCCCCGCGATGCAGTTAGCCATAACCCAGATTATAACAGTACTAGCACAGTATCCACCTGGATATTTCATCCctatccattgtatatatatatatatcatcatcatcatcgtttaacgtccgctttccatgctagcatatatatatatatatatgtataaataaatgtaaatgtgtgtgtgtgtatatacatatatatataggcaaaagtTAAAAATACGTACACCCAGTGTtttagggtttttgttatgcCGAAAACGgctggtgtacgtattctttacctctgccatatatatatattcagggccaacagttctcaactggtacttattttatcaaccccaaatggggttcaaagacaaagttgactttggcagaatttgaactgagaacgtaaagacagacaaagtgcctctaagcattttgcctggcatgctaacatctCTTGTTTCTCATATTGTATACCCATCCCACAACACCCACACTCACCACTTCTTTCAGTTCTAGAAAGAGGAAAAACTTCATTAATAAAACTTATGCAATatctttggtaaatatatttacactggGATTTTATGTCAGTGTCATGTAATGTTGgaattgttttgaatattttcctttgttgtaaaatgaaaataataaaatacgcaGCTATAATTGTAACCACACTTGACTTTATTAAGCTGTTTGCtatgctggatgtgcaatgtcagtgtgcatgtttcaCACAGCACtgatgtattgagagagaagttgggcatGAGAGGAATtgtatgcagtgtgcaagagaggagactatGCTGGCTTAATCATGTGAATTGGAGGGAAGTTGTGAAGGATGAAGGCCCAGGAAGATAgagacaaagtattgaaggctgatctcaaaatgctgaaccctACAAAAGAGATGTCAGAGGATTGAGACATGTGATACATTGTTGTtctcacaacagaattgagattctAAAAAAAAGCATTGGTGAGGGTACCAGTTCCctgtaaaaagcagccagtacactgtaaagaggttggtgttaggaagggcattcagacCAAAACTGACTATGGAACCTGgcgcagcccctggccttgccagttcctgtcaagctgtccaacccatgccaacatggaaaatggctgttaaatgatgTTATTGTAACTTCAAATCAGCTCTACCCCAGCAATTGTATAGCACACAGAAACTATGACCCATAAATCTATTGTAGAAGTTATACCATTACCTC
Coding sequences within:
- the LOC106868637 gene encoding zinc finger protein 883 yields the protein MEVKVSQVHNETQPDNNNVSHQTEKASYMCDICGDSFKIQKCLIQHQSMHTDSELYDCDICGEKFSTNENLSNHKQIHAEMKPYCCDICGKALSEKNGLFNHECIHAEEKPYHCDICGKEFSQNSKLLTHRRIHTGEKPYRCDICGQTFSVNGSLSTHKRSHTGEKPYRCDICGKTFSASSTLSTHKQMHTGEKPYHCDICSKSFSLNSNLLKHRRIHTGEKPYHCDICGKTFSHSSNLLTHRRIHTGEKPYHCDICGKKCNTKERLLSHKRIHTGEKPYKCGTCGNTFSDKGYLQSHKLIHTGEKPYHCDACGKKFSTKQYLSNHKRTHAGIKPCHCDICGKAFSRNSHLLTHKRIHTGEKPYHCDICGKSFTLNGHLTKHKRIHTGEKPYHCDTCGMTFSQSSNLLTHRRIHTGNKPYHCDICGKTFSANDSLSRHKRIHTGEKPYHCDICGKTFSDSSSVSSHKRVHTGERPYHCDICGKTFTASNSLSTHQTIHTGEKPYHCDVCGIKFSKNCNLMRHKRLHTGEKPYHCDFCDKTFTSSSDLNTHKRVHTGEKPYHCGICGKSFSQNSHLLNHRRIHTGDKPYQCDICSKAFSRKGDLLNHKRLHRKETTPL